One part of the Lycium ferocissimum isolate CSIRO_LF1 chromosome 8, AGI_CSIRO_Lferr_CH_V1, whole genome shotgun sequence genome encodes these proteins:
- the LOC132068098 gene encoding F-box protein At5g07610-like isoform X2 → MQALVLNHYRLPPLPLLDQFINSSIGGDTVTEFKVTQSCNGLLMCIFTASTTRITIKKGIVYNPANGECCLLPTYKKCDQFVYYNLISDPSEPPYYKVLCLTRMGYGYSDIDVSVYVPKSYSWRSCCHFSAPRMAFDSGVFWNGAIYWISKYSSFYFDVKSEKVAEISMPPRPQGGFTQKIRYFGEWGGHLHLIQVQSRYAKKFNVLELDKDTWKWSVKYHVHLAQLISTFPEMVQQTSYGIQYAFSILSVIRGEKEEDSVLLLTIPGKVVAYNLVLKTAKVVRELPGEVVDTLFFNQVCAYQYTESLVPVSEWTVGPEKSSYQQLSKTSEFLLEKGDLLGTSSEYFFKDA, encoded by the coding sequence CCTCCCTCCTCTTCCACTCCTCGACCAATTCATCAATTCAAGCATAGGAGGTGATACAGTTACTGAATTCAAGGTTACACAGTCTTGCAATGGCCTGTTAATGTGCATATTCACTGCGAGTACTACTAGAATTACTATCAAAAAAGGTATTGTTTACAATCCTGCAAATGGGGAGTGCTGTCTATTGCCAACCTATAAGAAGTGCGATCAATTTGTTTATTATAATCTGATATCTGATCCTTCAGAGCCACCTTATTACAAAGTTTTATGTCTTACTCGTATGGGTTACGGGTATTCTGATATCGATGTGAGTGTTTATGTGCCAAAGAGTTACTCATGGAGATCTTGTTGTCATTTCTCTGCACCCAGAATGGCCTTTGATAGTGGAGTATTTTGGAATGGTGCAATTTACTGGATCAGTAAGTATTCCTCCTTTTATTTTGATGTTAAATCAGAGAAGGTTGCAGAGATAAGTATGCCACCAAGGCCTCAGGGAGGTTTTACCCAAAAGATTAGGTATTTCGGGGAATGGGGTGGCCATTTGCATCTTATTCAGGTTCAGAGCCGATATGCCAAGAAATTCAATGTGCTCGAATTAGATAAAGATACCTGGAAGTGGTCAGTAAAGTATCATGTTCATCTTGCTCAGTTAATTTCAACATTCCCTGAGATGGTTCAGCAGACATCATATGGCATACAATATGCATTTTCCATTTTGTCTGTGATTCGAGGAGAGAAGGAAGAAGATTCAGTCCTACTGCTTACTATTCCCGGGAAGGTGGTCGCCTACAACTTAGTGCTTAAAACTGCTAAAGTAGTCCGCGAGTTGCCTGGTGAAGTAGTTGATACTTTATTCTTTAATCAAGTTTGTGCTTATCAGTATACTGAAAGTTTGGTTCCAGTTAGTGAGTGGACTGTTGGTCCAGAAAAGAGTTCTTATCAGCAGCTTTCGAAGACTTCTGAATTTCTTCTGGAAAAGGGTGATCTGTTAGGCACTTCAAGTGAATACTTCTTCAAAGATGCTTGA